The following are from one region of the Syngnathus typhle isolate RoL2023-S1 ecotype Sweden linkage group LG22, RoL_Styp_1.0, whole genome shotgun sequence genome:
- the cipcb gene encoding CLOCK-interacting pacemaker isoform X2: MSAKRKAESDSRVANRPRIMKSHRNSRAESERDSGFSDASSEHASTMDNADSEDSPRPSMRPGVQSSTSGQLAVVGGSYSSMSPMIIMKNVLLKQPGDNPPAMKPWSFSPAVEVVQPVVQQPQVVFLQPVVSRQASKEASRHRRPKKYLPILKSYPKIAPHPGDSSSSGRGTASSSSSSSSSLSSSSPPGSQRDHGPKEKPQKSQKQASVLSGTPDNTQPPQTRLPQMASEAPMSVVSQSDSSPSFSSCPPSCANSPTPTDEASPAEQKCDDDDDDDDTRRKRFCNTYNILNKSGLLDITLRTKELLRQNRRTQTDLDRLKEHTDLFLQALRSGDASICVKLHASLQEEAKEDWKRASLTGLKDD; encoded by the exons ATGAGCGCCAAGCGAAAGGCGGAAAGCGACTCCCGGGTCGCTAACAGGCCACGCATCATGAAGTCTCACAGAAACTCCCGGGCAGAGTCGGAAAGGGACTCCGGATTCTCAG ATGCAAGTTCAGAGCATGCTAGCACCATGGACAACGCTGACTCCGAGGACTCGCCGCGGCCTTCCATGCGGCCGGGCGTCCAGAGTTCTACTTCAGGGCAGCTGGCTGTAGTTGGGGGGTCCTATTCCAGCATGTCCCCCATGATCATCATGAAAAATGTGCTCCTCAAACAG CCTGGAGACAACCCCCCAGCCATGAAGCCCTGGAGCTTCAGTCCCGCCGTGGAGGTGGTTCAGCCGGTGGTCCAGCAGCCTCAGGTGGTCTTCCTGCAGCCCGTCGTCTCCCGCCAAGCGTCCAAGGAAGCCTCTCGACACAGGCGTCCCAAGAAGTATCTCCCTATTCTCAAGTCCTACCCCAAGATTGCGCCACATCCTGGCGACAGTTCCTCCTCGGGGAGGGGAACCGCCTCTTCCTCCAGCTCTTCGTCGTCTTCCTTATCTTCTTCCTCGCCGCCAGGGTCTCAGCGGGATCACGGCCCAAAAGAGAAACCGCAGAAGAGCCAGAAGCAGGCCTCAGTTCTTTCCGGGACCCCCGACAACACGCAACCTCCGCAAACCCGACTCCCTCAAATGGCCAGCGAGGCACCTATGTCGGTCGTCAGCCAATCAGACTCGTCGCCGTCTTTCTCCTCCTGCCCTCCTAGCTGCGCTAACAGCCCGACGCCCACAGACGAAGCCTCGCCGGCCGAACAAAAgtgtgatgatgacgacgacgacgacgacacgAGGCGGAAGCGCTTCTGCAACACATACAACATCCTGAACAAATCAGGCCTCCTGGACATCACACTCCGCACCAAGGAGCTCCTCCGTCAGAACCGCCGCACGCAGACGGATTTGGACCGTCTCAAGGAGCACACTGATCTCTTCCTGCAAGCACTGCGTAGCGGCGACGCCAGCATCTGCGTCAAGCTGCACGCCAGCCTTCAGGAGGAGGCCAAGGAGGACTGGAAGCGGGCGTCACTCACCGGCTTAAAGGACGATTAG
- the cipcb gene encoding CLOCK-interacting pacemaker isoform X1: MSAKRKAESDSRVANRPRIMKSHRNSRAESERDSGFSDASSEHASTMDNADSEDSPRPSMRPGVQSSTSGQLAVVGGSYSSMSPMIIMKNVLLKQQPGDNPPAMKPWSFSPAVEVVQPVVQQPQVVFLQPVVSRQASKEASRHRRPKKYLPILKSYPKIAPHPGDSSSSGRGTASSSSSSSSSLSSSSPPGSQRDHGPKEKPQKSQKQASVLSGTPDNTQPPQTRLPQMASEAPMSVVSQSDSSPSFSSCPPSCANSPTPTDEASPAEQKCDDDDDDDDTRRKRFCNTYNILNKSGLLDITLRTKELLRQNRRTQTDLDRLKEHTDLFLQALRSGDASICVKLHASLQEEAKEDWKRASLTGLKDD, from the exons ATGAGCGCCAAGCGAAAGGCGGAAAGCGACTCCCGGGTCGCTAACAGGCCACGCATCATGAAGTCTCACAGAAACTCCCGGGCAGAGTCGGAAAGGGACTCCGGATTCTCAG ATGCAAGTTCAGAGCATGCTAGCACCATGGACAACGCTGACTCCGAGGACTCGCCGCGGCCTTCCATGCGGCCGGGCGTCCAGAGTTCTACTTCAGGGCAGCTGGCTGTAGTTGGGGGGTCCTATTCCAGCATGTCCCCCATGATCATCATGAAAAATGTGCTCCTCAAACAG CAGCCTGGAGACAACCCCCCAGCCATGAAGCCCTGGAGCTTCAGTCCCGCCGTGGAGGTGGTTCAGCCGGTGGTCCAGCAGCCTCAGGTGGTCTTCCTGCAGCCCGTCGTCTCCCGCCAAGCGTCCAAGGAAGCCTCTCGACACAGGCGTCCCAAGAAGTATCTCCCTATTCTCAAGTCCTACCCCAAGATTGCGCCACATCCTGGCGACAGTTCCTCCTCGGGGAGGGGAACCGCCTCTTCCTCCAGCTCTTCGTCGTCTTCCTTATCTTCTTCCTCGCCGCCAGGGTCTCAGCGGGATCACGGCCCAAAAGAGAAACCGCAGAAGAGCCAGAAGCAGGCCTCAGTTCTTTCCGGGACCCCCGACAACACGCAACCTCCGCAAACCCGACTCCCTCAAATGGCCAGCGAGGCACCTATGTCGGTCGTCAGCCAATCAGACTCGTCGCCGTCTTTCTCCTCCTGCCCTCCTAGCTGCGCTAACAGCCCGACGCCCACAGACGAAGCCTCGCCGGCCGAACAAAAgtgtgatgatgacgacgacgacgacgacacgAGGCGGAAGCGCTTCTGCAACACATACAACATCCTGAACAAATCAGGCCTCCTGGACATCACACTCCGCACCAAGGAGCTCCTCCGTCAGAACCGCCGCACGCAGACGGATTTGGACCGTCTCAAGGAGCACACTGATCTCTTCCTGCAAGCACTGCGTAGCGGCGACGCCAGCATCTGCGTCAAGCTGCACGCCAGCCTTCAGGAGGAGGCCAAGGAGGACTGGAAGCGGGCGTCACTCACCGGCTTAAAGGACGATTAG
- the naa30 gene encoding N-alpha-acetyltransferase 30: MATVPPGPSSVLPASPSESPPFPGAGCEDGGPCRPGKDPASGKPLAEAKQPGKKKQKNMLTRASPPALHLKMPTVEQQLLNGLSGSPVEEPGGHLDNTRPPADDCDSSGDDETPNDMDHCQHEGPRSKNGCHSPLVNNSMNGMPARTRIQAAPLASGSSGDTEQPQPPSDELARLELGASALEDTHDICYVRYESELQMPWIMRLITKDLSEPYSIYTYRYFIHNWPQLCFLAMVEQECVGAIVCKLDMHKKMFRRGYIAMLAVDSKHRRKSIGTNLVKKAIYAMVEGDCDEVVLETEITNKSALKLYENLGFVRDKRLFRYYLNGVDALRLKLWLR; encoded by the exons ATGGCCACAGTGCCGCCTGGGCCTAGTAGCGTACTGCCCGCATCCCCGTCTGAAAGTCCACCTTTCCCCGGGGCTGGGTGCGAAGACGGAGGGCCGTGTCGACCCGGGAAGGACCCCGCGTCGGGGAAGCCGCTCGCCGAAGCCAAGCAACCGGGCAAGAAGAAGCAGAAAAACATGCTAACTCGAGCTAGCCCGCCGGCGTTGCATCTCAAAATGCCAACCGTGGAACAGCAGCTGCTCAACGGCTTGTCCGGTAGTCCCGTGGAGGAACCGGGGGGACACCTTGACAATACGAGACCACCCGCGGACGACTGTGACAGCAGCGGCGATGACGAGACCCCGAACGACATGGATCACTGCCAACACGAAGGCCCCCGCTCCAAAAACGGCTGTCACTCGCCGCTGGTTAACAATAGTATGAACGGGATGCCGGCCCGGACTAGAATTCAGGCGGCGCCGCTCGCTTCCGGGAGCTCTGGGGACACGGAGCAACCCCAGCCGCCGTCGGACGAGCTTGCCCGGCTCGAGTTGGGCGCCTCGGCGCTGGAGGACACCCACGACATTTGTTATGTACGCTACGAGTCCGAGCTTCAGATGCCGTGGATCATGAGACTGATCACCAAGGACTTGTCTGAGCCTTACTCCATTTACACGTACAGGTACTTCATCCACAACTGGCCGCAGCTCTGCTTCCTG GCCATGGTGGAGCAGGAGTGCGTCGGCGCCATCGTGTGTAAACTGGACATGCACAAGAAGATGTTCCGGCGCGGGTACATCGCCATGCTGGCTGTCGACTCCAAACACAGAAGGAAAAGCATCG GTACTAATCTGGTGAAGAAGGCCATCTACGCCATGGTGGAGGGCGACTGTGACGAG GTTGTCCTCGAAACGGAGATCACCAACAAGTCGGCGTTGAAGCTGTACGAAAACTTAGGCTTTGTGCGGGACAAGCGGCTCTTCAGATACTATCTGAACGGCGTGGACGCACTCAGGCTCAAACTGTGGCTACGCTGA
- the LOC133146117 gene encoding armadillo-like helical domain-containing protein 4: MHSARQKMLPTDPLHRLLLAGVCLCVCGNAVQDLRKEAAGSVRWRSLRMVMPNGQSLDAESKPKALKFWRMLDRENIHKAVLERTQRDTTAIRLHEDTRWSSSTSVPNPSSPLLTPVSVLTRTTTPSSMWEREGPILPTPPEPFLPDMSEDTMPKEDGMEGLWTEAPRPSGANTAAPPSQDDTTEGTMSSESLPLIFEPMEESVAQLPAVVMATAVTPLPEEDSERAVTTETDKPLRTMPLMTTEVQLLNVSSQSGTVPTSELTDTAQDSTPVTAVTNPPVPFPQSGLEETDSEDDPDEENSEESLEDEESQEDPTETSRTQPTYSLIPPPPVWVQRNQGLMRSWVALIQEKAGYVSGMLAPVAIGMAGALLLVGALYSMRRIQRSRRNSFKRQRRKVRPAEQPGETCIGRQDQAMLLADSSEDEF, translated from the exons ATGCACTCTGCAAG ACAGAAGATGTTGCCGACTGACCCGCTTCATCGCCTCCTCCTGGCCGGAGTTTGCCTATGCGTGTGTGGAAATGCAGTCCAGGATCTCCGGAAGGAAGCTGCAGGTTCAGTCAGATGGAGATCTTTGAGGATGGTGATGCCAAACGGGCAAAGTCTTGATGCAGAATCCAAGCCCAAAGCGCTGAAGTTCTGGAGGATGCTTGACAGAGAGAACATCCACAAAGCTGTCCTGGAAaggacacagagagacacaacAGCCATTAGACTGCATGAAGACACAAGGTGGTCTTCCTCCACTAGCGTTCCAAATCCATCCAGTCCCCTCCTCACACCAGTCTCCGTTCTCACACGGACCACCACGCCGTCATCCATGTGGGAACGTGAAGGTCCTATACTACCCACGCCACCGGAACCCTTCTTACCCGACATGAGTGAAGACACCATGCCtaaagaagacggcatggaggGTCTGTGGACAGAGGCTCCCAGACCCAGCGGAG CAAACACGGCGGCGCCGCCTTCCCAGGACGACACCACAGAGGGCACCATGTCGTCCGAGTCCCTGCCGCTCATCTTTGAGCCTATGGAGGAATCCGTGGCTCAGCTTCCagctgttgtcatggcaaccgcAGTCACGCCGCTGCCAGAGGAAGACTCGGAGCGAGCGGTCACCACGGAGACAGACAAGCCTCTACGCACAATGCCCCTGATGACGACTGAGGTCCAGCTTCTGAATGTCAGCAGCCAATCAG GCACTGTGCCGACGTCAGAACTCACCGACACTGCGCAAGATTCCACCCCGGTTACCGCGGTAACCAATCCACCTGTGCCCTTTCCCCAATCGGGTTTAGAGGAGACGGACTCTGAGG ACGATCCGGACGAGGAGAATTCCGAGGAATCGCTGGAGGACGAGGAGAGCCAAGAGGACCCGACTGAGACGTCCCGGACTCAGCCTACGTACAGCCTCATCCCCCCACCTCCTGTTTGGGTGCAACGCAATCAGGGCCTGA TGCGTAGCTGGGTGGCACTGATCCAAGAAAAG GCAGGCTACGTTTCCGGCATGTTGGCCCCGGTGGCCATTGGCATGGCGGGGGCCCTTCTGCTCGTTGGCGCTCTCTACAGCATGAGGAGGATTCAGCGGAGTCGGCGGAACAGCTTTAAACGCCAGCGGAGGAAGGTCCGGCCTGCGGAG CAACCAGGCGAGACCTGCATCGGCCGGCAAGATCAGGCCATGCTGTTGGCCGACAGTTCCGAGGATGAGTTCTGA
- the actr10 gene encoding actin-related protein 10, protein MPLFDGLGSGAEKTAIVIDLGAAYTKCGFAGETGPRFIIPSEIRKPGQQQATKVVQYNINTEELYVILKEFIHTLYFRHLLVNPRDRRVVIIESILCPSHFRETLTKVFFKQFEVPSVLFAPSHLMATMTLGINSALVMDCGYTETLVVPVYECTLILPAWEALPLGGKAIHTELDGLLVEQCTVDTDTTTGQSVPSIIGTIPEETVEDIKVRTCFVSDLQRGLKLQAAKFNMESSAERPEPPPDVDYPLDGEKILHIKGSIRDSLMEIMFEQDNEEKSVASLILDALVKCPIDTRKVLSENLVVIGGTAMLPGFQHRLLAEIRLLVEKPKYRDVLASKNFRMHSPPAKPNCTAWLGGAIFGALQDILGSRSVSRDYYNQTGRIPDWCYLSTPLPESLYEAGKTPPPLMKRAFSTEK, encoded by the exons ATGCCGTTATTTGATGGTCTAGGCAGTGGAGCAGAAAAGACCGCCATCGTCATCGATCTGGGAGCGGCGTACACAAA ATGTGGCTTTGCAGGGGAAACGGGGCCCAGGTTCATCATTCCGAGCGAGATCCGCAAGCCGGGACAGCAGCAG GCAACCAAAGTGGTTCAATACAACATCAACACAGAAGAGCTCTATGTCATCCTAAAAGAGTTTATCCACACACTGTACTTCAG ACATCTACTGGTGAACCCTCGAGACAGAAGGGTGGTCATTATCGAGTCCATCCTCTGCCCGTCTCACTTCAGGGAGACGCTCACCAAGGTTTTCTTCAAACAGTTTGAG GTGCCATCCGTGCTGTTTGCACCAAGTCACCTCATGGCCACCATGACATTAGGCATCAACTCGGCCCTGGTGATGGACTGCGGCTACACTGAGACCCTTGTGGTGCCT GTGTATGAGTGCACTCTGATCCTGCCTGCTTGGGAGGCTTTACCTTTGGGTGGAAAAGCCATCCACAC GGAATTAGATGGACTTCTTGTGGAGCAGTGCACCGTGGATACGGACACCACCACCGGGCAAAGTGTGCCCTCCATCATTG GCACCATTCCGGAAGAAACCGTGGAAGACATTAAAG TCAGGACGTGTTTTGTCAGCGACCTGCAGAGAGGCCTCAAGCTCCAGGCTGCCAAGTTCAACATGGAAAGTTCGGCTGAG CGTCCGGAGCCGCCTCCAGATGTCGACTATCCACTGGATGGCGAGAAAATCCTGCATATTAAAGGATCCATCAG GGACTCACTGATGGAGATTATGTTTGAGCAGGACAATGAAGAGAAGAGCGTAGCTTCACTCATACTTGACGCCCTGGTCAAG tGCCCAATCGACACACGCAAAGTGCTGTCGGAGAACCTGGTGGTGATCGGCGGCACGGCCATGCTGCCGGGCTTCCAGCACCGGCTGCTAGCTGAGATTCGCCTGCTGGTGGAGAAGCCCAAGTACCGTGACGTGCTGGCCAGCAAGAACTTCCGCATGCACTCGCCGCCTGCCAAGCCCAACTGCACCGCCTGGCTCGGAG GTGCCATCTTTGGTGCACTACAGGACATTCTGGGCAGCAGGTCGGTGTCCCGTGATTACTACAACCAGACGGGCCGCATCCCAGACTGGTGCTACCTGAGCACGCCGCTGCCCGAGTCGCTGTACGAAGCCGGCAAGACGCCGCCTCCGCTCATGAAGCGAGCCTTCTCCACAGAGAAGTAG